In one Vibrio sp. VB16 genomic region, the following are encoded:
- a CDS encoding heme ABC transporter permease → MWKWLHPYSKPEVTYNLCNKLLPYFALLTILFLGAGTVWGLAFAPSDYQQGDSFRIIYIHVPSAIWSMGAYMSMAIAAFVGIVWQHRLSNMAAAAMAPIGAVFTFIALFTGAVWGKPMWGAWWVWDARLTSELVLLFLYLGVIALYHAFDDQKTAAKAAGILAIVGVINLPIIHFSVEWWNTLHQGASITKFAKPSISGDMLWALLLNIFGFLFFFVTLTLVRFKNEILSKESHRPWVQTLISGR, encoded by the coding sequence ATGTGGAAATGGCTTCATCCCTATTCTAAGCCCGAAGTGACCTATAATTTATGTAATAAATTGTTACCATACTTCGCGCTATTAACAATACTGTTTTTAGGCGCGGGTACGGTGTGGGGGTTAGCTTTTGCGCCTTCTGATTACCAACAAGGGGATAGTTTTAGAATTATCTATATCCATGTTCCTTCCGCTATCTGGTCTATGGGTGCCTATATGTCGATGGCAATCGCTGCGTTTGTTGGTATCGTATGGCAGCATAGATTATCGAATATGGCTGCGGCGGCAATGGCACCAATAGGTGCTGTATTTACATTCATTGCATTGTTCACTGGTGCCGTTTGGGGCAAACCTATGTGGGGCGCTTGGTGGGTATGGGATGCAAGGCTAACATCTGAACTGGTATTACTATTTTTGTACTTAGGTGTGATAGCACTTTATCATGCCTTTGATGACCAAAAAACAGCGGCTAAAGCCGCGGGTATTTTGGCTATTGTCGGTGTTATTAATCTTCCTATTATTCATTTCTCTGTAGAGTGGTGGAATACACTACACCAAGGAGCCAGCATTACTAAATTTGCTAAACCGTCTATTTCGGGCGACATGTTATGGGCACTGCTCTTGAACATATTTGGTTTCTTGTTCTTTTTTGTTACGTTGACTTTAGTACGATTTAAAAATGAGATTTTGTCTAAGGAGAGTCATCGTCCTTGGGTGCAAACGCTCATTTCCGGGAGATAA